In Terriglobales bacterium, one DNA window encodes the following:
- a CDS encoding LysM peptidoglycan-binding domain-containing protein, with the protein MTDQELKNKYQPVADFMSGHGFQVQHFHVENGKAVLSATAPTEHLKNQAWDEIKKIDSNFADLKHDISVGQGTMYVVKSGDSLSKISKSFYGNTNDYMKIAKANNIADPDKIRAGQELKIPAA; encoded by the coding sequence ATGACTGATCAGGAACTCAAGAACAAATACCAGCCCGTAGCGGACTTCATGTCCGGTCACGGATTCCAGGTTCAGCACTTTCACGTCGAGAATGGAAAAGCCGTGCTCTCGGCGACAGCGCCCACCGAGCACCTGAAAAATCAAGCGTGGGACGAGATCAAGAAGATCGATTCAAACTTCGCCGACCTGAAGCACGACATCAGCGTGGGGCAGGGAACCATGTACGTTGTTAAATCCGGTGATAGCCTCTCCAAGATCAGCAAGTCGTTCTACGGAAACACGAACGACTACATGAAAATCGCCAAGGCAAACAACATCGCCGATCCCGATAAGATTCGCGCCGGACAGGAATTGAAAATTCCGGCCGCCTAG